The Carassius carassius chromosome 9, fCarCar2.1, whole genome shotgun sequence genome includes a region encoding these proteins:
- the LOC132149685 gene encoding alpha-2-macroglobulin-like, protein MAEMVVGKGLVLALLFFAVDARRPRTEPPSEVVEQKSGPLYMVMFPGVIESGSEAKLCASLLKPQEKLTMTISLLDEKNVVTRLVQQNSRIAFHRCFSFQAPKVDGESVQKFQVEVNGGGFKVKEESKVMFKRYQPLTFIQTDKPIYNPGQTVNFRVVTMDTKYVPLDQMYSLVVVEDNSNNRIGQWTNVTSRWILALSHQLNPEAQVGMYTLRAFIGERMTSQVFEVKKYVLPKFDVTINAPPLYSIADVGLTVEACAKYTYGQPVPGQALVEVCRDPYVVSKLTRQCLNKTTKMNDTGCASLTISTSEFFNPRSENLQDLFSVIVNVTEEGTDVVISKATTLAITFEVGKVKFLDLPDYYEPGEVISGRASKRSSLIAEGFTLVPFLKFSLSQQISVCHFNGTPITNKAVYLLDGNSWPKKLLLNLTTNRKGVAKFSLNTAKLAKDALNLVASATPAIVYSFKSAYFATDTRTVQLLQLGSSSNPTISELSIVKLEQPLKCDGVVPITVKYAFVGESGGYSVDIIYMVLSRGVIVLHGFKKITSRASDTVTSGTVSFQLSVSVDMAPVVQILAFCVLPSENVVATSAPFDTEMCFQNQVSLQFSPATAVPGEENTLTVSAQAGSLCGLSAVDQSVRIMEPGRRLSPKMVFDLLPIQSVYPYSVEDEPECIRFQPRIRFRPSQSIVIYSQAYTTFKSVGIKITTNIAALALRCQDYQYGFPEDIRRFDGVALARAQVPVPAAIPLEAETAGVQHSFEVSVRTYFPETWIWQLAQVDETGSTRVPLKVPDTITTWEAEAFCVSSKGFGLAPPVQLTAFQPFFLELSLPYSIIRGESFELKATVFNYLSKCIMVKVTPASSLAFTLKPLNEPYSSCLCANGRKTFKWVFTASVLGPVNVTVSASAEPSQTLCGSEVVTVPTRGRIDVVTQSLLVLPEGVERTNSQSWLLCPKGNILSEDVLLTFPADVVQGSARCSVSVLGDIMGRALKNLDQLLRLPYGCGEQNMIVLAPNIYILLYLETTGQLTEAIRQTATGYLHSGYQGQLNYRHSDGSYSTFGNDESNTWLTTFVLRSFGLARQFIFIDPHVLQSAKDWLISKQGSDGCFIQQGTLYHNEMKGGVGDRVTMTAYILASLLELGVPITDPVITNARSCLRPVIGNLGNTYTTALLAYTFSLAGETSTRAQLLTALNNVAISEGNKLHWSQTSSGDTLAVEISSYVLLAVLSVQPLKTTDLGYANRIVNWLVAQQNPYGGFSSTQDTVVALHALSLYAAEVFSLEGSSTVTVEPSVAGEVYNFDVNQDNRLLYQEKPLKKIPGRYSVEVKGSSCVSVQVACFYNIPTPVLVAKTLSVEVKVTGDCQGANIMVNLTVKYNGPKASTNMVIVDIKLLSGFTADTTLLGPLPELFDPIIERVDSGEDHVLVYLKEIPKGVPVAYSLLLKQILVVKNLKPAVISVYDYYEPSDSFETTYMSPCP, encoded by the exons ATGGCAGAGATGGTTGTTGGGAAAGGACTCGTTTTAGCCCTACTTTTCTTTGCCGTTGATGCACGGAGACCGAGAACAGAGCCGCCGTCTGAGGTTGTAGAACAGAAATCGGGGCC GTTATACATGGTGATGTTTCCTGGAGTGATTGAGTCTGGTTCTGAAGCCAAATTGTGTGCAAGTCTTCTGAAACCTCAAGAGAAACTCACAATGACCATTTCTCTGCTTGATGAGAAAAACGTGGTAACTCGACTTGTGCAGCAGAACTCTCGGATAGCATTTCACCGATGCTTTAGTTTCCAG GCTCCTAAAGTAGATGGAGAATCTGTGCAGAAGTTTCAGGTGGAAGTTAATGGAGGGGGCTTCAAAGTGAAGGAAGAGAGCAAAGTTATGTTCAAACGTTACCAGCCTTTGACTTTCATTCAAACAGACAAACCCATCTACAATCCAGGACAGACGG TTAACTTCAGAGTTGTCACCATGGATACCAAATATGTGCCTCTTGATCAAATG TATAGTTTGGTGGTCGTGGAG GACAACTCTAATAACCGGATCGGACAGTGGACAAATGTTACCTCAAGGTGGATATTGGCGCTTTCTCACCAGTTAAACCCAGAAGCTCAGGTTGGGATGTACACACTGAGAGCTTTTATTGGTGAGAGAATGACCTCACAGGTTTTTGAGGTGAAAAAATATG TTTTGCCCAAGTTTGATGTGACCATAAATGCACCACCGCTGTACAGCATTGCAGATGTGGGACTGACCGTTGAGGCTTGTGCCAA ATACACGTATGGGCAGCCTGTACCTGGTCAAGCGTTGGTGGAAGTGTGTCGTGATCCATATGTTGTGTCTAAGTTGACCCGTCAGTGCCTGAATAAAACCACTAAG ATGAACGACACTGGCTGTGCCTCCCTTACCATCAGTACATCAGAGTTTTTCAACCCAAGATCTGAGAATTTGcaagatttattttctgttattgtGAATGTCACTGAGGAGGGAACAG ATGTAGTGATCTCAAAAGCCACAACTTTGGCCATTACATTTGAAGTCGGCAAGGTCAAATTTTTGGACCTCCCAGATTACTATGAACCTGGAGAAGTGATTAGTGGAAGGGCAAGTAAAAGATCATCCCTCATTGCAGAAGGCTTCACATTGGTTCCCTTTCTGAAATTCAGTCTTTCCCAACAGATCTCAGTGTGTCACTTCAATGGGACTCCAATCACGAACAAAGCAGTGTATCTGCTGGATGGTAACAGCTGGCCGAAGAAACTGCTGCTGAATCTGACCACAAACCGGAAAGGAGTGGCCAAGTTCTCCTTAAACACTGCTAAGCTTGCTAAAGACGCTCTGAATCTGgtg GCAAGTGCAACGCCAGCCATTGTTTATAGTTTCAAGTCGGCGTACTTCGCTACAGATACAAGGACTGTTCAGCTTCTCCAACTTGGTTCTTCTAGCAACCCAACGATTAGTGAACTGAGTATAGTAAAGCTTGAGCAACCACTCAAGTGTGATGGCGTGGTTCCCATAACCGTGAAGTATGCTTTTGTTGGagaatctggtggctacagtgttGACATCATCTATATG GTCTTATCCAGAGGAGTTATTGTTCTCCATGGATTTAAGAAGATCACCTCAAGGGCTTCTGATACTGTCACAAGTGGCACAGTGTCGTTCCAGCTGTCTGTCAGTGTTGATATGGCTCCAGTAGTGCAGATTCTGGCCTTCTGTGTTCTGCCCAGTGAGAATGTGGTTGCTACAAGTGCACCGTTTGACACCGAAATGTGTTTCCAGAACCAG GTGTCTCTGCAGTTTTCTCCAGCTACTGCCGTTCCTGGTGAAGAAAACACTTTGACTGTTTCTGCTCAAGCAGGATCCCTGTGTGGCCTCAGTGCTGTTGATCAGAGTGTCCGGATCATGGAGCCAGGAAGACGTCTGAGTCCTAAAATG GTGTTTGACTTGCTCCCGATCCAGTCAGTTTACCCGTACAGTGTGGAGGACGAACCAGAGTGTATAAGGTTTCAACCCCGTATACGTTTTCGACCCAGTCAATCTATTGTAATCTATAGTCAAGCCTACACAACCTTCAAG AGCGTGGGGATAAAGATCACAACCAACATTGCTGCATTAGCCCTTCGGTGCCAAGACTATCAATACGGCTTCCCAGAAG acattagAAGGTTTGATGGAGTGGCTCTGGCTCGGGCTCAGGTTCCGGTTCCGGCTGCTATCCCTCTGGAAGCAGAAACTGCTGGAGTCCAGCACTCTTTTGAAGTGAGCGTCAGGACTTACTTTCCAGAAACCTGGATCTGGCAGCTTGCTCAAGTGGA TGAAACTGGATCCACACGAGTTCCCCTCAAGGTTCCTGACACCATCACCACATGGGAGGCCGAGGCGTTCTGTGTGTCCTCCAAAGGTTTTGGCTTGGCTCCTCCTGTTCAGCTGACGGCCTTCCAGCCCTTCTTCCTGGAGCTCTCCCTGCCTTACTCCATCATCCGTGGAGAGTCTTTTGAGCTGAAGGCCACGGTCTTCAACTACCTGTCCAAGTGCATCATG gttAAAGTGACTCCAGCTTCTTCCTTGGCCTTTACTCTTAAACCACTTAATGAGCCATACTCATCCTGTCTCTGTGCCAATGGGAGAAAGACCTTTAAATGGGTGTTCACTGCTTCTGTACTCG GACCTGTTAATGTGACTGTCAGTGCTTCAGCTGAACCATCCCAGACTCTATGTGGCAGTGAGGTTGTAACTGTGCCAACAAGGGGACGCATTGATGTAGTCACTCAAAGTCTACTTGTTCTG CCTGAAGGAGTTGAAAGGACAAACTCCCAGAGTTGGTTACTCTGTCCTAAGG GCAACATTCTTTCTGAAGATGTGCTTCTGACATTTCCAGCAGATGTGGTTCAGGGATCAGCCAGATGTTCGGTTTCAGTCCTTG GGGACATAATGGGTCGTGCCCTGAAGAATCTGGACCAGTTATTACGGCTGCCGTATGGCTGTGGAGAACAGAATATGATTGTTCTTGCTCCTAATATTTATATTCTGCTTTACCTGGAAACCACAGGGCAACTCACAGAAGCCATTCGACAGACCGCCACGGGCTACCTTCACAGTG GATACCAAGGACAACTGAACTATAGGCACAGTGATGGTTCATACAGCACATTTGGTAACGATGAATCGAACACATG GCTGACCACCTTTGTCCTGAGGTCTTTTGGTCTGGCGAGGCAGTTTATCTTCATTGATCCACATGTACTGCAGAGTGCAAAGGATTGGTTGATCAGCAAGCAGGGTTCCGATGGCTGCTTCATACAACAGGGAACTCTGTACCACAATGaaatgaag GGTGGGGTTGGTGACCGCGTGACTATGACCGCCTACATTTTAGCATCACTGCTTGAACTAGGTGTCCCCATCACG GATCCGGTCATCACCAATGCTCGGTCTTGCTTGAGGCCTGTCATTGGGAACCTGGGAAACACTTACACGACGGCTCTGCTTGCCTACACCTTCAGTCTGGCTGGAGAGACCAGCACTCGAGCACAACTTTTAACTGCCTTGAACAACGTTGCTATTTCTGAAG GAAACAAGCTCCACTGGTCTCAGACGTCATCTGGTGACACTCTGGCGGTGGAGATCAGCTCGTATGTGCTGCTAGCGGTTCTCTCTGTACAGCCTCTCAAGACCACTGATCTGGGGTATGCTAACCGCATTGTCAACTGGCTTGTGGCCCAGCAGAACCCTTATGGAGGCTTTTCCTCCACCCAG gaCACGGTGGTGGCTCTTCATGCTCTGTCTCTGTACGCCGCTGAAGTGTTCAGCCTGGAGGGCTCCAGCACTGTTACTGTAGAGCCGTCTGTGGCAGGAGAGGTTTATAACTTTGATGTGAATCAGGACAACAGGCTGCTGTATCAGGAGAAGCCACTAAAGAAAATTCCTGGCAGATATAGTGTTGAAGTGAAGGGCTCCAGTTGCGTGTCTGTGCAG GTTGCATGTTTCTACAACATCCCGACTCCTGTTCTAGTTGCCAAAACTCTGAGTGTTGAAGTTAAGGTGACTGGAGACTGCCAAGGAGCCAATATCATGGTGAACTTAACTGTGAA ATACAATGGCCCAAAAGCTAGCACTAACATGGTTATTGTGGACATTAAGCTCCTGTCAGGATTTACTGCTGATACAACACTT CTAGGACCTCTGCCCGAATTGTTTGACCCGATAATTGAGCGGGTTGATTCTGGCGAAGACCATGTCCTAGTGTATCTGAAAGAG ATTCCCAAAGGTGTCCCTGTGGCTTACAGTCTGCTGCTGAAACAGATTCTTGTAGTGAAAAATCTCAAGCCAGCTGTCATCAGTGTTTATGACTACTACGAGCCAA GTGATTCTTTTGAGACTACCTACATGTCTCCTTGTCCTTGA